From Dendropsophus ebraccatus isolate aDenEbr1 chromosome 2, aDenEbr1.pat, whole genome shotgun sequence, a single genomic window includes:
- the LOC138782940 gene encoding uncharacterized protein — protein MSSDTFSKLLDRVRPLIEKHDTVMRPAIPAEQRLAATLRFMATGRSLQDLKFTTAISQPMLSRIVPETCTAIVTSLQAEYFKFPSSEQEWLAVADEFKELWQFPNCGGALDGKHIRITQPTNSGSYFYNYKGFFSIVLMALVNAKYEFLMVDVGTNGRMSDGGVLERTEFSKRLRQSALHLPGNDKTVSNLNFVFVADDAFPLHPNLLKPYPSRNLTMEKKIFNYRLSRARRVVENTFGIMANRFRIFHTAINLKPENIDKVVMACCVLHNFLRRHESQTYLSSSSEESGSGLIDAVDQFTSIQPTSFHRHSHDAITARDLYKYYFNGEGSVPWQEGYL, from the exons ATGTCTTCTGATACATTTTCAAAGCTATTGGATCGTGTACGTCCTTTAATTGAAAAACATGACACTGTGATGCGTCCGGCTATTCCAGCCGAACAAAGACTTGCGGCCACTCTTCGTTTTATGGCCACAGGGAGGTCTTTACAAGACCTAAAATTCACAACCGCAATTTCACAGCCGATGTTATCTCGAATAGTTCCAGAGACGTGCACAGCTATAGTGACATCGTTGCAAGCAGAGTACTTCAAG TTTCCAAGCTCAGAACAGGAATGGCTGGCTGTCGCTGATGAATTTAAAGAGCTGTGGCAATTCCCCAACTGCGGAGGGGCACTTGATGGCAAGCACATAAGGATTACGCAGCCGACAAATTCTGGTTCTTATTTTTATAactataaaggttttttttcaattgtttTAATGGCTCTTGTCAATGCCAAATATGAATTCCTAATGGTGGATGTAGGTACAAATGGAAGAATGTCAGATGGGGGTGTTTTGGAGCGGACTGAGTTTTCAAAGAGGTTGCGCCAGTCAGCTCTGCATTTGCCTGGTAACGATAAGACTGTGTCTAATTTGAATTTTGTTTTTGTCGCCGATGATGCTTTCCCTCTGCATCCAAACCTCCTAAAACCTTACCCTTCCAGGAATCTCACAATGGAGAAAAAAATCTTCAACTACCGATTGTCTCGTGCACGGAGGGTGGTGGAAAATACTTTTGGGATCATGGCCAATAGATTTCGAATCTTCCACACGGCTATTAACCTCAAGCCTGAAAACATAGACAAAGTGGTAATGGCTTGCTGTGTATTGCATAATTTCCTCCGCCGCCATGAGAGTCAAACCTATTTATCTTCATCCAGTGAAGAGAGTGGATCTGGCCTAATCGATGCAGTGGACCAGTTTACATCAATACAGCCTACATCTTTTCACCGGCACAGTCACGACGCCATTACAGCCCGGGATTTGTACAAATATTATTTTAACGGGGAAGGGTCTGTGCCATGGCAAGAAGGCTATTTGTAA